Part of the Sinorhizobium sp. BG8 genome, GCGCCTTCGGCTCGAAAAGGAAGAGGCCGAACGTCGCGCTGCTGCTGCTGCGCGGGGCGAACCCGAGGCGCAGCCGGAAGAGAAGCAGGAACAGCCCGTCGTGGCTCCGGCTGCTGTCGCGGCTCGTCCTGCCGAGCAGCGTCCGCAGGCAGCACGCCCGGCACCCGCCGCCGCTCCCGGCACCCCGGCCGCAACGCCGGCCGTGCGCACCAGGCGCCCCGAGACAGAGGAAGACGACCGCGGCCCGCGCAACAATGCCGGTCCGGCACGTGGCAAGGTCGTTCGTCCGGAGCCCGCGAAGGTTCCGGCTCGTCCCAAGGGCGATGAAGGCCGTCGCCAGGGCAAGCTGACGCTCACCAACGCCAGCGCCGATGAGGATGGTTCGCAGCGTGGTCGTTCGTTGTCGGCGATGCGTCGCCGCCAGGAGAAGTTCAAGCGCTCCATGATGCAGGAAACGCGCGAGAAGATCTCGCGTGAAGTCGTGCTGCCGGAGACCATCACCATTCAGGAACTGTCGCAGCGCATGTCCGAACGCGCCGTCGACGTCATCAAGTACCTGATGAAGGAAGGCCAGATGATGAAGCCCGGCGATCTGATCGACGCCGACCTGGCTGAACTCATCGCCGGCGAATTCGGCCACACCGTCAAGCGCGTTTCCGAATCCGACGTCGAAGAGGGCATCTTCAACGTCGCCGACGAGGCGGGCGACCTGGAATCGCGTCCGCCGATCGTGACCATCATGGGCCACGTCGACCACGGCAAGACGTCGCTGCTCGACGCCATCCGTCATGCCAACGTGGTCGCTGGCGAAGCCGGGGGCATCACGCAGCATATCGGTGCCTACCAGGTCGAGCAGAACGGTAACAAGATCACCTTCATCGACACGCCCGGCCACGCCGCGTTCACCGCCATGCGTGCCCGTGGTGCGCAGGCGACTGACATCGCGATCCTCGTGGTGGCGGCAGACGACAGCGTGATGCCGCAGACGATCGAGTCCATCAACCACGCCAAGGCGGCGGGTGTTCCGATCATCGTGGCGATCAACAAGATCGACAAGCCGTCCGCCGACGCCCAGCGCGTTCGCACGCAGCTCCTCCAGCACGAGGTCTTCGTCGAATCCATGGGCGGTGAAACGCTTGACGTGGAAGTCTCGGCCAAGAACGGCACGAACCTCGACAAGCTGCTCGAGGCGATCCTGCTCCAGGCCGAAATCCTCGACCTCAAGGCGAACCCGAACCGCACCGCGGAAGGTGTCGTCGTCGAAGCCCAGCTCGATCGCGGTCGCGGCGCCGTCGCCACAGTTCTCGTGCAGACGGGTACGCTGCGTCCTGGCCAGATCCTCGTCGCCGGCGACCAGTGGGGCCGCGTGCGCGCTCTCGTCAATGACAAGGGCGAACACGTCAAGGAAGCTGGCCCGTCGATGCCGGTCGAAGTGCTCGGCCTTTCGGGCACGCCGGCCGCCGGTGACAAGTTCGCCGTGGTCGAGAACGAAGGTCGCGCCCGCGAGATTTCCGAGTACCGCCAGCGCCTCGCCCGCGAAAAGCAGGTGGCGCGCCAGTCGGGTTCGCGTGGCTCGCTGGAACAGATGATGAGCCAGCTCCAGAGCTCCGGCCTCAAGGAGTTCCCGCTGCTGATCAAGGGCGACGTGCAAGGCTCCATCGAAGCCATTGCCGGCGCGCTCGAAAAGCTCGGTACCGACGAAGTGCGGGTGCGCATCGTGCATTCCGGCGCCGGCGCCATCACGGAATCGGACATTTCGCTCGCCGAAGCGTCCAACGCCGCGATCATCGGCTTCAACGTCCGCGCGAACGCACAGGCTCGCTCGCTCGCCGAGCGTCAGGGCATCGAAATCCGCTACTACAACATCATCTACGATCTGGTGGATGACGTGAAGGCGGCCATGTCCGGCCTGCTCTCGCCCGAACGCCGCGAAACCTTCCTCGGCTATGCCGAGATCCTGGAAGTGTTCAACATCACCAAGGTCGGCAAGGTCGCGGGTTGCCGCGTCACCGAAGGCAAGGTCGAGCGTGGTGTGGGCGTGCGTCTCGTGCGCGACAACGTCGTCATCCACGAAGGCAAGCTCAAGACGCTCAAGCGCTTCAAGGACGAGGTCTCGGAAGTCAATGTCGGCCAGGAATGCGGCATGGCCTTCGAGAACTACGAAGACATCCGCGCCGGCGACCAGATCGAGTGCTTCCGCGTCGAGCATGTCACGCGCACGCTCTGATAGCGGCCAATTATTCATACGACGGCAAGGGGCGCTTCGGCGCCCCTTCCTGTATCAGAAGGGTTCATGGCCGCGAGGCGGCATTGTCCTTCCCTGACCCGATCAAGGCGGTGGACGGAAGGCTTCTCGCCCTGCCGGCCACCCGTGTCTTGACCTTTTGACACAAAAGGTTCATTTCACCCTCTCTTTTGACAAGGGTTCGAACCCCAGGGCCGGCTGACGGCAGACAGAGACCACAGACCATGACCAAGGCAACGACTTCCGCGCCGTCGCAGCGCATGCTTCGTGTTGGCGAACAGGTGCGCGCAGCGATCACCCAGATCCTTCAGCGCGGCGAAGTGCGCGATCCGCTGATAGAGAAGACGGTGATCTCGATTTCGGAGGTACGCATGTCTCCGGACCTGAAGCACGCCACGGCCTATGTCACGCCGCTTGGGGTGGCCGACCACACCACAGTGATCGAAGCCCTGAACCGCAACGCGAAATACATTCGCGGCCGCCTTGGCCCGCAGTTGCGGCAGATGAAATACATGCCGGACGTGCGCTTCCGCGACGATACCAGCTTTGACAATTACAAGAAGATCGATGAGCTCCTGCGCTCCCCAGAGGTCGCGCGCGACCTCTCCGCAGGCGACGAGAACGAAGAACAATAGAAGTACAGATGTCCAAACCACGCAAACCCAAGGGGCGCCCGGTTTCCGGATGGCTCATCCTCGACAAGCCCTTCGACTTCGGGTCGACGGAAGCAGTTTCCAAGATCAAGTGGCTCTTCAAGGCCCAGAAGGCCGGACATGCGGGAACCCTTGACCCCCTTGCTTCCGGCATGCTGCCGATTGCTCTCGGCGATGCCACCAAGACGGTTCCCTATGTCATGGATGGTCGCAAGATCTATGAGTTCACGGTGACCTGGGGCGAGGAGCGGTCGACGGACGATCTGGAAGGCGACGTGACACGAAGCAGCTCGGATCGCCCCACCGCAGAGGCCATTCACGCGCTAATTCCCGCCTACACGGGGACAATCCAGCAAATTCCGCCGCAGTTTTCAGCGATCAAGATCGAAGGCGAGCGCGCCTACGATCTCGCCCGGGAAGGCGAGACCGTCGAGATCCCGTCGCGCGAGGTCGAGATTCACCGGCTGACTCTGGTCGGATGCCCGGACGAGAACACTGCACACTTCGAGGTCGAATGCGGAAAGGGCACGTACGTGCGTGCGCTCGCGCGTGATTTCGGTCGGGACCTCGGGTGCTACGGTCACGTTTCCTCGCTACGCCGTACCTTCGTCGCCCCGTTCGGCGAGGAGGACATGGTGCCGCTTGCGGATCTGGTGGCGCTGGAGTCCATCGAGGACGACGCGGAGCGGCTGGCCGCACTGGACGAGTTCCTGATCGACACGGCGGAGGCACTTTCCGACCTTCCGCATGTCGCGGTCAGCGAAGACCAGGCGCATCGGCTGCGGATGGGCAATCCGATCATCCTGCGGGGCCGCGACGCTCCCGTATCGGCGGACGAAGCCTATGCGACCGCGCGCGGCAAGCTCGTCGCTATCGGCGAAGTGGGTGGCGGGGAGTTTCGCCCGAAGAGGGTCTTCGCCGGTTGACGGCGGGTCTCTTCACGAAGGCGCCTCGCCCGGTCCGGGCGAGCGCGCGAAATATCGCCACTTGATTTCCCCTGACGGGCGCGGCTTTATAGGCGCCTGAAGTCGTCGCGTGTCGGGCATGCACGCTCAATACGTCAAGCTCTTTCGCTGGCTAAGGGCACGGCGCGGCCTGGCACCGGGCAGAAAGGGTGGCCGGTGACGATCGCAATGAAAGAGGCAACAGCGCCTTCCGAGAAGGCTCTCCGCTCGTTCTGGCGCAGGTGGCTGCACCGGCCGATTGCCTTTTACATGGTCTGCCTCATCCTCGTCGTCGTCGTTCCGGCGTTTCTCTTTGCCATTATCGTCGTGGAGCGCACGAACGAGGCGCAGGAGAGGATCTTAGAATCCCTGCTCCGGACATCCACAGGTGCCGTCAATCGGGTGGTGGAGCGCGAAGTGTCGGGCATGGTCTCGACACTGAATTTCCTCTCGACCTCCGATCACCTTCAGAAAGGCAACTTCGAGGAGCTGCATGCGCAGGCCGTCAAGGCGCTCGCCGGCAGTAATACCCACTTCCTGCTGATCGACCGGAACCTCCATCAGGTTCTGAACACGCGCGTGAGTTACGGCGCGCCTCTCGGTCCGACGTCCGACCCCGAGACTGCCGAGGATGTGTTCGAGCGCGATACGCTCGCTGTCTCCAACCTCTTCTTCGGCAAGACGGCCCAGAAGTGGGTGTTCAACGTCTATCAACCGGTGCGCCTTGCCTCCGGCGAAAGCATGTTGCTCACTCTGACCAAAAATGCCGAAAGCCTGGAGAATGCGGTCAACCGGGACATTCTTTCCCCGGGCTGGAGCGCCGCCGTTCTTGATGGCGCAGGCAACGTGATCGTTTCGACCGATACGACCCAGCAGACCGGAGCACCCTTCTTCCTGCAGGTCGTCCCATCCCTCAGGCTCGGCGTGAGTACGATGTCCCATGGCGGCGAAGAATATCGTGTCGTGACGGAATTCTCTGCCGTGACCGGCTGGAAGATCATCGCCTGGGCCAAGGCTTCGGCGGTGCAGGCGCCTGCCGAGGCTTCGTTCCTCTGGCTCACGATCGGAGGCCTTGTCTTCGCCGTGATCGCTGCTTGCGGAGGTCTCGCCATCGCACGGATTGTCTCGCGCGATGTGAGGATGCTGGCGAGCGATGCCCGCAAGCTCGGAGAAGGCAAGCGAATTCCTCCGCGCCGTCACGCGGTCGCCGAGCTCGAGACGGTCTCACGTGCCCTCTCGACGGCTTCGGATGCCCGCAGGAGAGCCGAGGGGGAAGTGCGGTTCCTGATGCGCGAGGTGGCCCATCGTTCGAAAAACCAGCTTACGGTGATTCAGGCGATGCTCAACCAGTCCGCAAACAAGGCGGAATCGGCGAGCGAATTCGCCGATGCTTTCCGCAAGCGGGTTGCGGGGCTCGCCCGGTCGACCGACCTGATGATCGACAATGCCAGCCAGGGCGTGAATTTCGCCGATCTCGCCCGAAACCAGCTGAAGCCCTTCGCTCCCGACGAGCCGCGCCGCCTGACGATCGCGGGACCCGAGGTTCTTCTCGATGCGCAGACATCGCAAACCCTCGGCATGGCGTTGCACGAGCTTGCGACCAACGCCACGAAATACGGCGCCTTTGCCAATAGCGACGGAACCGTCACCCTCACTTGGACCGATGACGGCGAGACCCTTCGCATCGTCTGGCGCGAGCGCGGTGCTGAGATCGAGCCGGAACACCGCGCCAGTGATCGGAAGGGTTTCGGCAGCACGGTTCTCGAGCGGATGCTCAGCATGGCCCTTGACGCGACGCTCGAACGGCAAATGCACGAAGATGGAATCGAGTGGAATGTCAGCATACCGTCGCGGAACCTCAGGGCGGCGGATCATCCGGAGGTTGCGGACGGCGAGCAAGGCTGACGGCGCACGCTTTTGGGGGCCGGTATCTCCCCTTCCATTTCGTGGCTGAATGGTTTATAGGCACGCCCAGCATTCGGGCCTGGCCCGTCTGCCTTCATGGCCATTGCTGGACGACATCCCGGCAATTGGCGACCCAAGTCCTCCATTGATGAAAGGATCATTCGATGTCGATCACTGCTGAGCGCAAGGCTGCGCTGATCAAGGAATACGCGACCGTCGAAGGCGATACCGGTTCTCCGGAAGTCCAGGTTGCAATCCTGACCGAGCGCATCAACAACCTGACGGAACACTTCAAGGGCCACAAGAAGGACAACCACTCCCGTCGTGGTCTTCTGACGATGGTTTCGAGCCGCCGCTCGCTTCTTGACTATCTCAAGAAGAAGGACGAGTCCCGTTACAGCAAGCTGATTGCTGCACTGGGCATTCGCCGCTAAGTTTTTCTGGCGGGCGTTCCTTGCGGAGCGCCCGCCAGTTGTTTTTGCGGAGTTCTCCGCCGACCGTTCCATGTCGTGCTTTGCCCGTGGGCGGCCGATCGGAACGAGACTATTCCAGCGGGCCGGGTGGGCCGGTCCTGCGGAACCAACCGATGACCTGTCATGGGGCAGGATTGCAGGATGCTTCAGGCGCTCGCCTGTCTCCGGCGTGGCGGGAAGCGCCATAGCCGGGCGGTGCAGAATTCGCCCTCCGCGCGAAGCCTCCCGTTGTCTTGCCCATGATGTGTCATGAATGCGGATCAGAGCCACCTGCGCCTAGCGGCGGCGGTGCCAGGATCCGCACATGAAGGACAAGATATGTTCGATACCCATACGGTTGAAATTGAATGGGCGGGCCGCCCGCTCAAGCTCGAAACCGGCAAGATCGCGCGTCAGGCTGACGGCGCAGTGCTTGCCACCTACGGCGAAACCGTCGTCCTCGCGACTGTCGTTTCTGCCAAGGCGCCGAAGCCCGGCCAGGACTTCTTCCCGCTGACCGTAAACTACCAGGAAAAGACCTATGCCGCCGGCAAGATCCCGGGCGGCTACTTCAAGCGCGAAGGACGCCCGAGCGAGAACGAGACGCTCGTATCTCGCCTGATCGACCGTCCCATCCGCCCGCTGTTCCCGGAAGGCTACAAGAACGACACGCAGGTCATCGTGACCGTCGTTCAGCACGACCTCGAGAACAACCCCGACATCCTGTCGATGGTTGCTGCTTCTGCAGCGCTCACGCTGTCCGGGATTCCCTTCATGGGCCCGATCGGCGGCGCACGCGTCGGCTACATCAATGGCCAGTACGTCCTGAACCCGCACCTCGATGAAATGACCGAGTCGACCCTCGACCTCGTCGTTGCCGGAACCCAGGAAGCTGTGCTCATGGTCGAATCCGAGGCCAAGGAGCTTCCGGAAGACATCATGCTCGGCGCCGTCGTCTTCGGACAGAAGGGCTTCCAGCCGGTTATCGATGCGATCATCAAGCTCGCCGAAGTTGCTGCCAAGGAGCCGCGCGAATTCGAGCCGGAAGACTATTCCGCTCTCGAGACCGCCATGCTCGGCATTGCCGAGGCAGAACTGCGTGATGCCTACAAGATCACTGAAAAGGCCGCCCGCTACGCAGCCGTCGACGCGGTAAAGGCGAAGGTCAAGGCGCACTTCCTGCCCGAAGGCGTTGAAAACCCGGAATACACCGCCGAGGAAATCGGCGCGGTCTTCAAGCACCTGCAGGCCAAGATCGTTCGCTGGAACATCCTCGACACCAAGAGCCGCATCGATGGCCGTGACCTCGTCACCGTCCGTCCGATCGTCGCAGAAGTCGGCCTGCTCCCGCGCACGCACGGTTCGGCCCTCTTCACCCGCGGCGAAACCCAGGCCATCGTCGTTGCCACCCTCGGCACCGGCGAAGACGAGCAGTACGTCGATTCCTTGACTGGCATGTACAAGGAAAACTTCATGCTGCACTACAACTTCCCGCCCTTCTCGGTCGGTGAAACGGGCCGCATGGGTTCCCCGGGCCGCCGCGAAATCGGTCACGGCAAGCTTGCCTGGCGCGCCATCCACCCGATGCTGCCGGCCGCCGACCAGTTTCCCTACACGCTGCGTGTCGTCTCGGAGATCACCGAGTCGAACGGTTCGTCCTCGATGGCTACCGTTTGCGGGACCTCGCTTGCTCTGATGGACGCGGGCGTTCCGCTTGCAAAGCCGGTCGCCGGTATCGCCATGGGCCTCATCAAGGAAGACGAGCGCTTCGCCGTCCTGTCGGACATCCTCGGTGACGAAGACCACCTCGGCGACATGGACTTCAAGGTTGCAGGCACCGACGCCGGCATCACCTCGCTGCAGATGGACATCAAGATCGACGGCATCACCGAGGAGATCATGAAGGTCGCTCTCGACCAGGCCAAGGGCGGTCGTCTGCACATCCTCGGCGAAATGGCCAAGGCAATCACCGAGAGTCGTTCGGAACTCGGCGAGTTCGCTCCCCGCATCGAAGTCATGAACATCCCGGTCGACAAGATCCGCGAAGTCATCGGTTCGGGCGGCAAGGTCATCCGCGAGATCGTCGAAAAGACCGGCGCCAAGGTCAACATCGAAGACGACGGTACCGTCAAGATCGCATCGTCCTCGGCCAAGGAAATCGAAGCGGCCCGCAAGTGGATCCACTCGATCGTCGCCGAACCGGAAGTTGGCCAGATCTACGAAGGGACGGTCGTCAAGACCGCCGACTTCGGCGCCTTCGTCAACTTCTTCGGCCCGCGCGATGGTCTCGTCCACATCTCGCAGCTCGCTTCCGAGCGCGTCGCTAAGACCTCGGATGTCGTCAAGGAAGGCGACAAGGTCTGGGTCAAGCTGATGGGCTTCGACGAGCGCGGCAAGGTTCGCCTCTCCATGAAGGTCGTCGACCAGGCGACCGGCAAGGAAGTCGTTGCCGAGAAGAAGGGCGACGGCGAAGCCGCCGAGTAATCGAGGCTCGATGAAAATCCGGGGGCGCGGAGCGGCACGTTCCGCGCCCCTTTCTTTATACCGGGAGCTGGTGCTCCCCCTCCAGGACCCCCCGCCATGTCGCGTGATGCTCTCAAGACGCTCTATCATCCCTTTGCAGCCGGTATCGTTGAACCGCCGGGTGCCGGGCAGCGCTATCTGTTCCTTGGCGCCGAGGCTGGCCAAAGGGCACCGGATGGGTTTCAGGCGGAGATCCATTCGGTCCAGCCGTTGCGCTCGCTCTTCCGCGCTCTCGAGGCCGCACGCCTCCAGGTCACGCCTGTCATCGAGGGAGAAGAATACGACGGGGCACTGATCCTGTGCGGCAAGCACAAGGGCCAGAACGAGGACCGGATTGCGGAGGCGCTCCGGCGCGTCCGGGAAGGTGGGCTGATCGTCGTCGCAGGCGGGAAGGAAGACGGAATCCAGTCTCTCCGCAAGCGCATTGCCCAGTTTGAGTTTGGGGGCGACCACACGCCCAAGTATCACGGCGTCGCATTCTGGTTCCAGCGGCCCGCAAACATTGCCGAAGCAGCCAAGGCGCTTTCGGCCCGTTCCGTTCGGGTTGAGGATCGCTTCACGGCAACGCCGGGCATGTTCTCGCATGATCGGGTCGACGCCGCATCCGAGATGCTGGCAGCCCGGATCCCTGCCGATTTCAAGGGCCATGCGGCCGATTTCGGTGCTGGATGGGGTTATCTCTCCGTGATGCTTGCGGAGCACGCTCCGGGCCTCAAGGGTGTCGATCTCTTCGAGGCCGACTACGATGCGCTGGAGGCCGCCAGGGCAAACATCGCGGAGAACTGCCCGAACGTCCCCACACGCTTCTTCTGGAGCGACCTGACGAGCGAGCAGCCTCGCGACCACTACGATCTCATCGTGATGAATCCGCCCTTCCACGAGGGCCATGCGGCAGACCACGGCCTCGGAGCGGCAATGATCCGCATGGCGGCCAAGGCATTGAAGGTCGGCGGACGGCTCATGCTCGTCGCCAATCGCGGGCTGCCCTACGAGCCCGTGCTGTCGGAGGCGTTCAAGGAAAGCGGCGAGATCTCGCGCAATGCGCGCTTCAAGGTTCTCTGGGGCAGGCGCTAGAGCCGCTCATCGGGCGATCCGGTCCCGCGGGAAAAAGCGGATCGCCTTGGCAAGACTTAGGAGCAAGGAGGCCGGACGCGATCGAGATCGGCGCCCGGCTGGGGAACATGCCTACTCGGCGTCCGCCTTCGCCAGCGTATCCAGGACCGGCATCGAGGTGATGTTGTAGCCGGAGTCGACGTAGTGGATCTCGCCCGTCACGCCGCTGGACAGGGGGGAGAGCAGGTAGAGAGCGGAATTTCCGACGTCTTCGATCGTGACCGTGCGGCGCAGCGGAGAGTTCTTCTGCTGCCAAGAGAGCATTGCGCGCGCATCGGAAATGCCGGCGCCGGCGAGCGTCCGGATCGGGCCAGCCGAGATCGCGTTGACGCGAATTCCGCGTGGGCCGTAGTCGCCCGCCAGATAGCGCACCGAAGCCTCGAGAGCGGCCTTCGCAACACCCATGACATTGTAGTTCGGCATGACGCGCATCGACCCGTTGTAGGTCAGCGTCAACATCGTGCCGCCTTCGTTCATAAGTTCTGCTGCGCGCTTCGCGATCTCGGTAAAGGAGAAGCAGGAGATTACCATGGTCCGGGTGAAATTCTCCCGGCTGGTATTGGCGTAGAGCCCCTTCAGCTCGTTCTTGTCGGAGAAACCGATGGCGTGAACCACGAAGTCGAGCTTGCCCCACCGTTCCTTGATCGCCGAAATCACGGAGTCGACCGAAGCGATGTCTTCGACGTCACAGGGCAGCAGGAAGTCTGAACCAAGCTCAGCGGCGAGAGGCTTGACCCGCTTTCCGAGTGCCTCCCCCTGATACGTGAATGCCAGTTCCGCACCCTGACTGGCGAGTGCCTTGGATATTCCCCATGCGATCGAATGATTGTTCGCGACACCCATGATGAGGCCGCGTTTTCCGTTCATCAAGCCAGTCATTGCATCACCCGTTGTAACGCTGGAATACCAGCGTGGCGTTCGTCCCGCCAAATCCGAAGGAGTTCGACAGCGCAGTGTCGATCTTTGCATTGTCGATGCGCTTGCGCACGATCGGCACGCCTTCGAATTCCGGGTCGAGTTCGGTGATGTGTGCACTTTCGCCGATGAAGCCCGCCTGCATCATCAGCAGGCTGTAAATGGATTCCTGGACGCCGGCGGCTCCCAGCGAATGCCCCGTCAGCGACTTTGTCGACTGGATGTAGGGAAGCTTCGAGCCGAACACTTCGCGGATCGCTCCGATTTCCTTGCTGTCGCCGACCGGGGTGGAGGTGCCGTGAGTATTGATGTAGTCGACGTCGCCCTTGACCGTCGAAAGCGCCTGGCGCATGCACCGGATCGCGCCTTCGCCGGAGGGGGCTACCATGTCGTAGCCGTCTGATGTCGCGCCGTAGCCGACGACTTCGGCGTAGATCTTGGCGCCGCGCGCCTTGGCGTGCTCCAGTTCTTCCAGAACCAGTACGCCCGCACCGCCGGCAATCACGAAGCCGTCACGGCTTGCATCATAGGCCCGCGATGCGGTTGCCGGCGTGTCGTTGTACTTGGAGGACATGGCGCCCATTGCGTCGAACAGGTTCGACATGGACCAGTCGAGATCCTCGTGGCCACCGGCAAACATCACGTCCTGCTTGCCCCACTGGATCATTTCCACGGCATTGCCGATGCAGTGCGCGGAAGTCGAGCAGGCCGACGAGATGGAGTAGTTGACGCCGTGGATCTTGAACCAGGTCGCAAGGGTCGCCGACGCGGTCGAAGACATGGCCTTCGGCACGGCGAAGGGGCCGATCCGCTTGGGGCTGTTGTTCTTTTCGGTGATCTCCGCCGCTTCCACGATGGTGCGCGTGGAAGGCCCGCCCGATCCCATGATGATGCCGGTACGCTCGTTCTGGGCGTACTCATTCTCTTCCAGGCCCGAATCGGCGATGGCCTGCTTCATCGCGACGTGGTTCCAGGCTCCGCCCTGCGAGAGAAAACGCATGGCCCGACGATCGACGAGGTCGGTCGGATCGAGGGAAGGGGAGCCCCAGACCTGGCACTTGAAGCCATGGTCGGCAAAGTCCTGCGAGAAACTGATACCGGATTTCGCTTCGCGGAGCGATCCGGTGACCTCCTCCGCGTTGTTCCCGATGGAAGATACGATCCCTAGACCCGTTACAACAACCCGTCTCATTGTTTTTGACCTTCTTGCTTACTCGGCGGAACGACCCGCGTAAAAAGCGAGGCGGTTGTCCGCGTTGACGTCGGATGTCGCGGGCAGGCGGGTGCCTGCGCCGCGACGGGCAGCTCTGTGCTGCTCAGGCGGCCTTGTCCTGAAAGAGTCCGACGCGCAGGTCGGTCGCCTTGTAGATGACTTCTCCGTCCGCTTTCATCCAGCCGTCCGCGATGCCGAGGACGAGCCGGCCGCGCATGACGCGCTTGAAGTCGATGCCGTACTCGACGAGTTTCGTCGCGGGCGTGACCATGCCGGTGAACTTCACTTCGCCGGTCGAGATCGCCCGGCCCTTGCCTGGCTCGCCGAGCCAGCCGAGATAGAAGCCGGTCAGCTGCCACATCGCGTCGAGACCGAGGCAGCCCGGCATGACGGGATCGCCCTGGAAATGGCAGGGAAAGAACCAGAGATCCGGAGTGATGTCGAACTCCGCGCGAATGAAGCCTTTGTCGTGCGGTCCGCCGGTCTCGGAGATTTCGGTGATCCGGTTGAACATCAGCATCGGAGGAAGCGGAAGCTGCGCATTGCCGGGGCCAAACATTTCGCCCCGTCCGCAGGTCAGGATTTCCTCGTAGTTGAAGCTGGATTGCCGTGTGGTCATCTGAGTGTCTAATCCCCGCACTTTGGTTTTCGTTAACAGC contains:
- the fabA gene encoding 3-hydroxyacyl-[acyl-carrier-protein] dehydratase FabA, with protein sequence MTTRQSSFNYEEILTCGRGEMFGPGNAQLPLPPMLMFNRITEISETGGPHDKGFIRAEFDITPDLWFFPCHFQGDPVMPGCLGLDAMWQLTGFYLGWLGEPGKGRAISTGEVKFTGMVTPATKLVEYGIDFKRVMRGRLVLGIADGWMKADGEVIYKATDLRVGLFQDKAA